In one window of Mytilus trossulus isolate FHL-02 chromosome 7, PNRI_Mtr1.1.1.hap1, whole genome shotgun sequence DNA:
- the LOC134727234 gene encoding alpha-(1,3)-fucosyltransferase 10-like, whose product MGRILYIVIFLLLLISIFMGYLYVSVLPPELKLRLGFHVEEQLNPKGEEPIIIWWSFFSNHSTSFYSSCDDVKCFVTNKKEYQDNPRNKAFLFDGTFLKPHDLPLPRQPDDLWGLFQEESPKNNYLLSHSEVMDLFNITSTFRRESTFPILLRDVQSIDWLESSKYFVPTLKKNKYLTELSPVVYVHSDCNPPSGRDEFVKELMKYLKVDSYGKCLHNKDLPESLIDPLPGMFDTKFYKLMAKYKFTLAMENSICDDYITEKLWRPLYLGSVPIVLGSTKVQDFLPSNHSAIIIKDISSPKKIADYIHLLNNNDDVYNEYTAWKKTGVTNTYLKHVLQKRDFMDPHMRAQCNICKILHENKRRTTSGLPILRYRANHSHFGCPGPVKFNPKVKPRPFESIYRHLYYQSIFEAKAVSHFAKLNRKVTSKEFNEYLSGITTDVL is encoded by the exons ATGGGAAGAATATtgtatattgttatatttttgttattattgatttcaatttttatggGTTATTTGTACGTTTCTGTTTTG CCTCCTGAATTGAAGCTGCGACTTGGTTTTCACGTTGAAGAACAGTTAAATCCAAAAGGAGAAG AACCTATAATTATATGGTGGAGTTTCTTTTCAAATCACAGTACAAGTTTTTATTCAAGCTGTGATgatgttaaatgttttgtaacaaataaaaaagaataccAAGACAACCCAAGAAATAAG GCTTTCTTGTTTGATGGCACCTTTCTGAAACCGCATGACCTTCCGCTACCACGTCAACCAGATGATTTATGGGGTCTATTTCAAGAGGAATCCCCTAAGAATAACTACTTACTCTCCCATTCTGAAGTCATGGACCTATTCAACATTACCAGCACATTTAGGAGAGAATCAACTTTCCCAATACTGCTCCGTGATGTACAAAGTATTGACTGGTTAGAGAGTAGTAAATATTTTGTGCCAACtcttaagaaaaacaaatacttaaCAGAACTATCTCCAGTAGTATATGTGCATAGTGACTGTAATCCACCATCTGGAAGAGATGAGTTTGTCAAAGAGCTGATGAAGTATCTTAAAGTAGACTCATACGGAAAATGTCTTCACAACAAAGACTTACCTGAAAG TCTTATAGATCCCCTGCCTGGAATGTTTGATACAAAGTTCTACAAGCTAATGGCTAAATATAAGTTCACACTTGCAATGGAGAATTCTATATGTGATGACTACATTACAGAGAAGTTATGGAGACCGTTATACCTCGGTTCAGTTCCTATTGTTTTAGGTTCTACCAAAGTACAG GACTTTCTTCCGTCAAACCATTCCGCTATAATAATAAAGGATATAAGCTCACCTAAGAAAATAGCTGATTATATACACCTCTTGAACAATAATGATGACGTGTATAACGAATATACAGCATGGAAGAAGACAGGAGTCACCAATACATATCTAAAGCATGTTCTACAAAAACGAGATTTCATGGATCCCCATATGCGCGCCCAgtgtaatatttgtaaaattttacatgaaaacaAAAGGAGAACGACATCGGGACTTCCTATATTAAGATACAGAGCAAATCACAGTCATTTTGGCTGTCCTGGTCCTGTGAAATTTAATCCAAAAGTTAAGCCGAGACCTTTTGAAAGCATATATAGACATTTATATTATCAGTCCATCTTTGAAGCTAAAGCGGTATCCCATTTTGCCAAGCTTAATCGAAAAGTAACTTCCAAGGAATTCAACGAATACTTATCTGGAATAACTACTGACGTCTTGTAA
- the LOC134725695 gene encoding alpha-(1,3)-fucosyltransferase 10-like — protein sequence MSYLQSKQYLVSTHDKNRYQKEENLAPIFYIHSDCNVPSNRDVYVELLQKFIRVDSYGKCNNNKALPDSLTFGKSMAPMTSKEFYELAAKYKFTLTMENAVCDDYITEKLWRPFHLGSVPIVFGSPKIKDYLPNKRSAVVINDFDDVEKLAALIKYLDRNDTAYEEYLQYKESGGLTNTFLIDSVNKREWSKYHDQTKPFYSLFSGFECYICEEMHKNIDTIKSRKELPIKIAKLDHYGCPPPKRFSDKGQYTVVDPRFSYFWYEGKYRAKAFRYFYDRNLNFTEKEIDTLAKSFRQEYMDDG from the exons ATGTCCTACCTACAGAGCAAACAATATCTTGTGTCAACACATGATAAAAACagatatcaaaaagaagaaaatttagcgccaatattttatattcatagtGACTGCAATGTACCATCCAACAGAGATGTCTACGTGGAGTTACTACAGAAGTTTATACGAGTAGACTCGTATGgtaaatgtaacaataataaagctttacCAGACAG TTTAACATTCGGTAAAAGCATGGCCCCAATGACTTCCAAAGAATTCTACGAACTTGCAGCCAAatacaagtttactttaacaatGGAAAATGCAGTATGTGATGACTatataactgaaaaattatGGAGACCATTTCATTTAGGATCCGTTCCTATAGTATTTGGATCACCGAAAATCAAA GATTATTTACCAAACAAGAGATCTGCAGTTGTCATAAATGATTTTGATGATGTGGAAAAGCTTGCAGccttaattaaatatttagatagAAACGATACTGCATACGAGGAATATTTACAGTATAAAGAATCAGGAGGATTGACAAATACTTTCCTGATTGATTCAGTAAACAAAAGAGAATGGTCGAAATACCATGATCAGACAAAACCATTTTATTCGCTATTTTCTGGGTTTGAGTGTTACATATGCGAGGAGATGCACAAAAATATCGATACCATTAAATCAAGAAAAGAACTTCCGATAAAAATAGCCAAACTTGACCATTATGGATGTCCACCACCGAAAAGGTTCAGTGATAAAGGGCAATACACTGTAGTCGATCCAAGGTTTTCCTATTTTTGGTATGAAGGAAAGTATAGAGCAAAAGCTTTCCGCTATTTTTACGATAGGAacttaaattttacagaaaaagaaattgatacTTTGGCTAAATCGTTCCGTCAAGAATATATGGACGATGGGTAG
- the LOC134725694 gene encoding fatty acyl-CoA hydrolase precursor, medium chain-like, whose translation MRTATMEHLLTFVSLMISSVISEHIVTVQTNLGSIKGIASKVSFDNKTHVYTVFKKIPYAKPPIGDLRFKDAASFGPWNVTLDATQFGPSCYQQYTGGYDEFLPNLEMSEDCLFLNIYVPASASVKNKKSVMIWIHGGGYVVGQGMFYDGSFLSTIGDVIVVTLNYRLDVFGFFTTSDGMSGGNYGFNDQRKAIQWVNDNIESFGGDTQSITLFGESAGGFSVGLQAIYPANKGLFHRVIEQSGTGNSLFSDTPKHFLGSEMVIQSLNCSNGTPSERTLCMQSKSAEEILNASISLPIFGSGSLDIHQIAYWTPYFKEDPRKLMRNPRSRAVEFFRSLDVIIGTCESEGSLLFEYLELLRNKLSFNISQGITSDFMCKHIVQPITEDFYNNSTAIRSAMCQKYQNKSSIADQGQNVINLFSDLFFHSPAVQSLNIHAINNNTTKQFQYVNERRSIFSSSLSRYPWFKGAAHGDELPYIFPFQLPSLPSATDDDISFSLKMMKYWSNFAKTGNVNGNGVPEWPEYDIVTKKYSLLDVNPVIQNNLYKDRMDFWLTQIPALKSGTTPCMTPECIFG comes from the exons atgaGAACTGCTACTATGGAACACTTGCTAACTTTTGTGTCACTAATGATTTCATCAGTGATCAGTGAACATATAGTTACTGTTCAAACAAATCTTGGTTCTATCAAAGGAATCGcatcaaaagtatcatttgaCAATAAAACACACGTTTATACTGTTTTCAAGAAAATACCATACGCTAAACCACCAATCGGAGATCTTCGATTTAAAGACGCAGCTTCATTTGGTCCATGGAATGTAACATTAGATGCAACACAATTCGGTCCATCGTGTTATCAACAATACACCGGCGGCTATGATGAATTCTTGCCTAATTTAGAGATGAGCGAAGACTGTCTATTCTTGAATATTTACGTACCTGCTAGTGCCtcggttaaaaataaaaaatcagtaATGATATGGATTCATGGCGGTGGATATGTTGTTGGACAGGGTATGTTTTATGATGGTTCTTTCTTAAGTACCATTGGAGATGTGATTGTTGTAACTTTAAACTATCGGTTGGATGTGTTTGGATTCTTTACAACTTCAGACGGTATGTCAGGTGGTAATTATGGCTTCAATGATCAGAGAAAAGCAATTCAGTGGGTTAACGATAATATTGAAAGTTTTGGTGGTGATACACAATCCATTACTTTATTTGGTGAATCGGCCGGTGGATTCAGTGTAGGCTTGCAAGCAATATATCCTGCCAACAAGGGACTCTTTCATCGGGTCATTGAGCAAAGTGGTACAGGTAACAGCCTTTTTTCTGATACCCCAAAACATTTCTTGGGAAGTGAAATGGTAATTCAGTCACTTAACTGTAGTAATGGTACGCCGTCTGAACGAACATTGTGCATGCAAAGTAAAAGTGCTGAAGAAATTCTAAATGCATCTATATCACTACCCATATTTGGTTCAGGGTCACTAGATATTCATCAAATTGCTTACTGGACACCTTATTTCAAAGAGGACCCAAGGAAATTAATGCGAAATCCGCGTTCCCGTGCCGTTGAGTTCTTTAGATCGTTAGACGTTATAATAGGAACATGCGAATCAGAGGGGTCATTATTGTTTGAATATCTGGAACTTTTACGAAACAAATTATCCTTCAACATATCACAAGGAATAACATCTGATTTTATGTGTAAGCATATTGTTCAGCCAATtacagaagatttttataataaCAGCACTGCTATACGTAGTGCTATGtgccaaaaatatcaaaataaaagttcaaTTGCGGATCAAGGACAAAATGTTATAAACTTGTTTAGTGACTTATTTTTCCACAGTCCAGCAGTACAAAGTTTGAACATTCATGCCATAAACAATAATACAACTAAACAGTTTCAGTATGTCAACGAAAGACGATCTATATTTTCGAGTTCCCTCAGTCGTTACCCATGGTTTAAAGGAGCAGCTCACGGTGATGAATTACCATACATTTTCCCGTTCCAATTACCATCATTGCCCTCCGCAACCGATGATGACATTTCTTTCAGTCTGAAGATGATGAAATATTGGAGTAATTTTGCAAAGACTGg GAATGTCAACGGTAATGGTGTACCAGAGTGGCCAGAGTATGATATTGTAACAAAGAAGTATTCTCTTCTCGATGTCAATCCGGTGATACAGAATAACTTGTACAAAGACCGAATGGACTTTTGGTTAACTCAGATACCAGCCTTAAAATCAGGAACAACGCCTTGTATGACGCCAGAGTGTATATTTGGATAA